Below is a genomic region from Echinicola rosea.
ACACCAATCACCCCCATCTGGGAATTGTTTCCGTAGACCCACTGGTCCATAAACAAAAACCGACCTCCGATATTGTCATCCCCTACTTCGCCATAAGAAGCCCGAAGCTTTAACCGATCTACAAAAGACAGGTTTTTCATAAAATTCTCTTCGGAAATATTCCAACCTAGCCCACCAGAGGAGAAAAACGCAAACCGGTTTTCAGGAGAGAATTTCTCAGAGCCGTTATAGGCACCGTTGTATTCGATCATGTATTTGTTTTTGTAATCATACGTCGCCCTGAATACCCAATCCTCACGATAACTTGGTATGACACTACCAATGGCATCTTCCTGCCTGTTCAGAAGTCCCATCAGGGAGTAATTATGTTTCCCCTCAATATTTCCCGCATAGTTCAATTGCAGTTGATAGAAAAGCCTTCTTCGAGATGCATTATTGTTTACACTCCCCGCTTGATCCTCCCAGGTAATGGCCTCCACAAAGTCAAACCTTGTATTACCGTCCAAAATATTGGTGTATTTAGGGTTTCCAGTAAAGGGATCAATCCATTTGGTAAAGGGAGGGTTATAGAGATCGTTTATCCCCTTATTGGTTTCCTGAAAAGAATTATCTACCGCTAGGGTTCCCTTAAAATTCAGCCCTTTCAAAACCATGCCCAGGTCCTGCTCCAATAGGAAATTGGTGGACAAACTGGTCGTAGTAATGTAATTGACTCCACTGGCAGCCAGGTTCAACAAGGAGTTTTGAACCGCATAGTCTGAAGGGTCATAGCGCCCATAAGCCCCATCAGCGTATCGTGGCATAAAAGCATCTGGCGGACTTTTGTAGGCCGAATTCCAAAATCCTTCCGGAAAATCATAGGCCCATGGCGCTTGACGAACGCCATAAGTTCCTCCGAGGTTAACGCCCAACTTGGTCGAAGGAGTCAATTGAAAATCAAGGTTACTCCTAAAATTGATCCTATTGAAGTTAAATCCAGCCTGGTAGCCCCTTCCAGTTTCAAATTTCCGAAAAAGATCACCTTCGTACTGGTAATCGATGCTGGTAAAATATTTAACGAAATCGGTTCCTCCTCTTACACCCACGTTGGCATTATAGGCCATGGCCTGGTCCTTGAAGACCACATCCTGCCAATCCACATTGGGATACCGTTCCATTTCCTCCAGGTTGGCAGGAAACCGGTACTTCTCCCGCATGGCCTGTGGAATCATCTCATCCCAGCTATTTGGGCTCAGGGAGAGTTCACGTTCGATCGCCATGTTCCTGACGCCAATCGCATCATAGGAATCCAATTTTCCGGGCAATTTGGAAACAGATTTCATGGTGGTACTGATATTGGCGGTGATTTCAGCCTTGCCTTCGCGTCCTCGTTTGGTGGTGACGATGATCACGCCGTTGGCACCTCTAGAACCAAATACTGCTGTAGCCGAGGCATCTTTCAGTACTGAGATAGATTCCACGGAATTGATGTCCATATTGGCAAAAAACTCCGGCCGCTCCACTCCGTCCACCAAGATCAAAGGAGAATTCCCGTTCCAACTGTTTTGACCCCGAATGACGATCTGTGGCATTTCTTCGCCGGGTGTACCTACACTGGAAGTCGTGATCACTCCGGGCAAGTTCCCAGTCAAGGCCTGTCCCACATTAGAAACCCCTCCGGTGCGCTTTAGCACCTCTCCGTCGGTTTGGGTCACCGCACCCACGATGGTTTCCTTTTTCTGTTCTGCATAGCCCACTACGACCACCTCATCCAAGGATTGAAGGTCTTCCTCCAAGGAAATATCAATGGTACTTTGGGAACCAACAGTAACTTTCTGTTCGATAAATCCCACAAAGCTGAACACGAGTGTTTCGCCCTCATTCACATCAATGGTGTATGCACCATCGATATTGGTCACCGTCCCCCTTGTGGTTCCTTCTATGCGAACGGTAACCCCGGGAATGGGCATTCCATCTGTATCGGAGATTACTTTTCCGGTAACTTCTATCACTTCCGCTGTCAACGGAGCTTCCTTCACGGAAATATCACCGGATTTCTTTTTGGTGATATGGATTGCATTGTCCACCCGGACAAATTTCAGGGATGTTTTTTGCGAAATTTCCTTAAGTACATCGGCTAGAGCGGTATCTTTTCGGTCAATATCCAATTGAACATCCTTAAAGGAGATTTTCCCCTTGTTATAGCTAAACTTAAAGCCAGTCTGCTCTTCCAGTTCGGCTATGACCTGGGCAAGGCCTGTGGATTCCACCTGGATGGTCACCACTATCTCATCCAAACGCTTGAACTGGGCATTCCCTGTGTTTGCCATCAATACAGCCGTAAAAAACAACTGAAAGATAAAAGCACCCACAAAATATCTGGAAAGCATAATGATTTGCCTTAGTATTGTTTTTTCCATACTTTGTTTAGGATTTTAAGTGCATAAAACTTGAAATTGGCCTTTGTCTGGTTTGGCGATTGGATCAAAGGCCCCTAGGGCAGAAAAGGTCACTTCTCTGCCCTTCTTTCAACTGGTATTCCTGTACTGTTTTTTCATAGGTTAATGTTGTTTTGGGTTATAAATTGTTATGTTTTTTCCTTCCATGGCATAGGCAAACTCTGAGGCTATGCCAATTCCCTCTAGGACATACTCCAGTGATTTATCGTGGTAGGCTCCCGAGTATGACCAGTCTGCGGGCATTGAATGTTTGGAGCTGATCTTGACCCCGTACCACCGCTCTAGTTTCATGATCACCTTATCGAAAGGGGCATCTTTAAAGATGAGGTACTTATCTTTCCAACCGCATATTTCCAGGGGATCGAATTGGCCCTTGGTCATGGTTCCATGGGGCACTTTGGTCAACATTTCATTGGGTTTCAATTGCTCCATATCACCCTCTTGGGAGACATAAGTGACACCACCTTCTATCAAGGCCACGGACAAAAAACCTTTATAACTGCAGAGGTTAAAGGATGTTCCTGTCACCCTGACCTCTTCCTCGCCCAGATCGACAACAAATGGTCTCACGCTATCTTTTTTCACCTCAAAATAAGCCTCTCCCTCCACGGTTACCCTTCTGACGTCACCTGTAAAGGTCTCTGGATAGGACAACTTGCTACTGGCATTGAGGTGTACAACCGTACCATCTGGCAACCTAAAACTGGATTTTTGACCGGCGGGATTGCATTTGACAACCATTACTTCCTCAGAATTAGAAATATGCCCGTCCCCCTCCAAATAGTATTTAAAACAATAAACACTGGAAAACATGACAAAAAGTATTGCAGCCACTTTATGCCATCCCTTCCATTCAAAGTCATTTCCCGACCGAAAATCCTTTGGGCGGCTCTCGGCAATAATATTTTCGTATAGATCGGTATAGGCCTTGTCCGAAAGGGAATGGTTTTCCTTATAATCCACAAAAAGAATGATCTCTTTTGCTTTTTGGATGATCTGCGTTTTCTCGGGGTGCTCAGCAATCCATTTTAACCAAAAATGATCAGTTTCATCACTAGGCCTTTTTACCCATCTGATAAAAAACTCATCATTCAGAAAATCCTCAATATCGTATTGACTGTACTTCATATCTTTGTTGAGAGGGGCTTACCTAAGACATTCCCTTGTATCAAACACTTCTTTTAACCTACCCAAGGCCTTATAAACCAACGACCTGGCAGTCTTAACCTCCTTAAAATCCATCAGGTCTGCAATTTCCCTGTAGCTCAATTCCTCCCTGTAAAGCAAAACAATGGCTTGCCTTTCACGCTTTGTCAATTGGTTAAGAGCTTCTTCCAACTCCCTTTTCCTCTCTCCTGAAAGTTCCTGAGCAATCAGCTTGGTCTCATGGGAAGCCTCGATAAGGAATTCATCAGCCATTTCATCGAGTGGCACAAACTCATCCTTTCTTTTTTTCCTGATGAGCTTGAACAGTTCACGGTGAAATACAGTAAATAAGTATCCCTTAATACTATGGACATTCCCCAACCGTAAACGCTTTCTCCTTATGTCCACAAACATCGCCTGCAAACAATCCAACACCCATTCATTTTGATGACATACCTGCATGCCGTAATTGTACAATTCCGCAGCATGCTTCCGGTATATGTAGTTAAAGGCTGATTCATCACCGTTTTTGAACGAGCTCCACACTTCAAGGTCACTTTTATCGGCGTAAACCATCATGATCTTGCTGTGCTTCATGAGGAGCATAGGAAATTCAACTTTATCGTTAATGTTGGTATTTTGGGTCTTTTTCATGATGGAGCAGTCAACTTTTTGACTCTTCACTTATAAAGAGAAGAGGGGCTGTAAAAACAACCTCAAAATTTTTTACTTATTTATTTTTACAAAATCATACACTATAAAAAACCATATTCACCTATTATAAAAAGGCAAATACAGACCTTTACCACAGCAAAACATATATCACCGCTTAGTAACTGAGAATCCGTATTGGGTAATTAGCTTTTTACCTCGGGTTTGAATGGTGCTGGATTTGGGAAAAATATTTTCTATGCCGATAGAAATGGAAAGGAAGTGACTTTTGGTCCAAACGACTCATTCCATTGCCGACTTTCCAGCGCATATCGTATAATAGGAAGGAAATGATGATTGAAATGTAAATGATTCTTCATATTTGGTTCTGGGTTTAGGTTAATCAACAATGTCAATTTACATCCTAACCTTAACAAAATAAACTCAGCAGCATAATTGCAACAATCTGAATTTCAACTACTTATAAAATTCATTGCGTTTATTTCCAGTAAAACAAAATGAATAAAAAATTACGGATTTGTGGGCTAAACACCTTTACGGGTCTTATTTCCCAAAATCGTCATTTCGCTTAAGTGAAAATACTGATTATCAACACATTACAACTATAAAAAGTATTGTAATCACATGGCTCACTATGTATAAATACCATTATTTAATAATATACTGTCCTTTAAAATCGGACTTACTTGACTTGATATCCAGTAAATTTAAACTTCCACTCACTAGATGTCATTGTCCCTTTTTTAATATCATACACATGACAAAAGCCTTAAATCCTCCTTTAAATGGTTCGAATTTGCTCTTATCAGCTCCACAACCCAAAAACGAGGTGAATTTCCGCCTCGTTTTTTATTTATATTACATAAACCAAGCAACAAAAATCGTTTTCATCTATATAATAAGCTTTTAATTCGAAAAATGAATTTCCAAAAACCAATTCTATCAAAAATCAAAATACTGACAACAATCTTCAAAAATCATATGATTTAACAAATGGTTCGATAAATCTCATTGGCTTAGCCAATAGGATTCGAACCAAATTTCACTGAAAATTCCAATATTTTTTTTTGAATTTATCCATCAAACTCTTTTTTAAAGCTAAATATCAAACACATCTAAATCAATCGTTCTTCCAATTGCCCCTTCCAAAGGTAACCGCACTTTTCAACCTTTACTGTGCGGTTAAGGGACAAAGTCTTCCTCCGGATGAAGCGTTGATAATTTCAAGGACACGGTTTGCCTTGTTGAGCAATATCACCTTGAACTCTTCGATAAACTCCAGTTTTGATGCGTCCCAGTTGGCCCTGAGGATTTTGTTGGCCGCCAGAGAGGAGACAATCTGCGGTTTTTCGGAAATCCTTGAATTGGGACGATAGCTCAGGGTGATTTCGGCTACCTGTTCCAAAGCGATCTTCTTGTTGTTGCTGTCCATAACATTTCGTTTTTGATGGTTAGAAATTAATTATGGACACCGCCCCGCTTGAGGGCAACCAAGGCCAAGTGGCAACGGAATAAATGAAGGACATGCGGGAGAGGCAGTGTTTATGCCGGACACTCTTGGCCGCCCCGGCCGGCCGAAAGCTAACTTTGTGCTATGATTAATGAATAAATGGAATCACCTCTGTTATCAAAGGTAACCGTATTCTATAATTAAGTATGTTATGTTGAATTCTGGTAATCAAAAAATCCTACTATAAAAGGCAGGGAATATGCAGCAGGGATAGCGGCGGGGGCATCAACTTATTTTTTCCATAAAACAGTAGCTAAAATCACCCATATTATTACATTAATTGCAAATAAACAGTGTTTTATACCTATATTTATAACATAAAACCAAATAATACCAGATGGGTGCAATAAGGGAATATACGTTTATAGTGTATGATTCAGAAAATTTAATTTGAAATGAGAACTTATGCCTATTAACTAAACTCACAAAGCACCTCCTACCATACTCCCAGAAAATCACCCTAAAAATAACCAGTAATTGAATGCATGAATATGGATAAAATTTTACCCATCAGTATTGTTTTAGATGACCATCTTCTCTTTCTAGATTCATTTTCAGCTTTATTAGAAAGGTTGGAAATTTTCCGAGAGGTTCATTCCTTTCACAAAGAACATGATTTGATTCAGTTTTTGATCCACCATCCACAGGATAAAATTTACTTGTACTTGGACTATTATCTAAATGGAAAAAATTCCCTTCCACTTTTCAACGAAATAAAACGGTTAAACCGCAAAACTGAGGTGATTGTTGTGAGTTCGGTGACTACCCCAATTACCATAGGAAACATCCTGAATTACCAGCCTAGGGCTGTGATCAGTAAGTCCTCAGGTTTGGATTCAATCCTACAGTGCAAAAAGGTCATAGACAACGGAGAGCAATACTTATGCCCAGAAATAAAAAAAATCATTAACAACAGTCCCCAAAAGTCCGATATTCCCTTTAGTTCCAGGGAACTGGAAATTCTACAGTATTTTGCGAAGGGATTATCCATTGTCCAAACTGCAGAACAAACCCATTTGAGCAAGCACACAATAGTTTCTCACAGACGAAAAATGATGCACAAAGCCCAGGTCAATTCGATTACAGAATTACTTGCGTTTGCACGTAGCCTTGAATTGGTATGATTAGGATACCCAAACTGAATACCCCATAGTAAACATGTCATCCCCAAAAACCTTTCTATTATTCTCTATTTACCTCCTCTCCAACTTTTTCGCCAGCCCTACCATTGGTCAAATACAACTGATCAATAAAGAGATAGATCGTCGGTCTATGATCAAGGACAGTATCGACCTTGTAAACCACTATAATCGTCTGGGAGTGCTTTTCAGGACCAGGAATTCGGATAGCAGCTTTCATTACGGCATTAAAGCCAAACACCTGGCCACAAAGTTACATTATCTAAAAGGCCTAACTGACGCAGACCTTATTATTGCCCATTCTTTATACAAAAAGGGGCTTTACGCAGAATCCCTAGAACTTTTGGGAAATTTATTGGCGGATTATAAGGAGCTCAATGATACAGAAAAAATCATTCGGATAAATCTGGACATGGCAGAGATCATAAACAAGGAAATCTATGACAAAAACGAGATAATCCCTTTATTACGTGAAACCATTAAACTGGGAGATCAACTCGAAAAGGACAGCATTATGTCCGAAGTGTACATGACCTATATTAGACTTGGCCCGAAATTGTCCAAAGACAGTATTGATCATTATCTGGAACGGTCTGCTGAAATCGCCAAACGTTATCACGATGTACGCATGCAACACTATAACCGGATGTGGCGGACTCGGATGCTCATCTTGGAGGATGAAATGGAACAAGCTCTTCCACGGGTAAAAGCCATGCTTGAAAGCTCCCGGTCATCCGGAAACCATAGTATGCAGATCAATTGTCTTTTTCAAATGATGGCATTTTATGAGGACAACCCAAGGATGTCCCTCCATTACCTGTATCAAGCAAGGGAGGTGGCTAAAAAAAGTGGTGACAAATATGTTGAAATCTATATTTTAAACTATGGAATAGGAATAGCAAGAGAGCTCGGGGATAAAGATGAGACAATTTACCTGCTCAGCGAATTAAAAAAGGCAAGGGAAGAAGAATGGGAAAAATCCAAAAAGTTCTTTAGTGACTATATCAAATTCAATACAATCAAGGAAGATAATAGGTTACTAAACGAGAAGAACAAGCAAAAGGCCCTATGGATCATAATCACCTCCTTATTGGCCTTATTTACCATCTTGGTCATCTATCTGATAATGCTAGGGAAAAGCCGAAAGGCCAAAGCCCAAATAGATTCCCTAAACGAAACCGCCAGCTTACAAGTAATTGCCATGGAAGAAATGAAGCATGCTGCCATCAAGAAAGAACAACAACGAATGGGGCAGGAACTTCATGACGGTCTATCTGCAACCATTGCAGCAATTAAGCACAATTTGGAAGGCCTGTATATGGAAATGAGTGACCCGGTCCTAAAAAACAGATTGTCCAATCTTACCGAAGATCTGGCCCATGCCTATGCCTTGGCGAGAGATAAAAGCCATGAATGGTACCTCGCCGGAGAAAAACAAGAAAGCAGCTTTGAACAGCAGATTAAAGCGCTAGTGGACAGCGCCCTTCCAGATGGTTCCTATCAAAAAAGTATCCAAATAGACCCAGGATCAATGAGACAGATTGATTTGGATACCAGAATCGTACTATTTAGAATTATCCAAGAGGCCATTACCAATATTATCAAGCATGCCAAGGCCAAAAGGATCAGCTTACTG
It encodes:
- a CDS encoding sensor histidine kinase, producing the protein MSSPKTFLLFSIYLLSNFFASPTIGQIQLINKEIDRRSMIKDSIDLVNHYNRLGVLFRTRNSDSSFHYGIKAKHLATKLHYLKGLTDADLIIAHSLYKKGLYAESLELLGNLLADYKELNDTEKIIRINLDMAEIINKEIYDKNEIIPLLRETIKLGDQLEKDSIMSEVYMTYIRLGPKLSKDSIDHYLERSAEIAKRYHDVRMQHYNRMWRTRMLILEDEMEQALPRVKAMLESSRSSGNHSMQINCLFQMMAFYEDNPRMSLHYLYQAREVAKKSGDKYVEIYILNYGIGIARELGDKDETIYLLSELKKAREEEWEKSKKFFSDYIKFNTIKEDNRLLNEKNKQKALWIIITSLLALFTILVIYLIMLGKSRKAKAQIDSLNETASLQVIAMEEMKHAAIKKEQQRMGQELHDGLSATIAAIKHNLEGLYMEMSDPVLKNRLSNLTEDLAHAYALARDKSHEWYLAGEKQESSFEQQIKALVDSALPDGSYQKSIQIDPGSMRQIDLDTRIVLFRIIQEAITNIIKHAKAKRISLLIYEEPHHLSLSIKDDGDGMPKKNTKRNKPSMGLQSIQRRVQLLNGHLSIQSSSKGTEINVDIPFP
- a CDS encoding JAB domain-containing protein encodes the protein MDSNNKKIALEQVAEITLSYRPNSRISEKPQIVSSLAANKILRANWDASKLEFIEEFKVILLNKANRVLEIINASSGGRLCPLTAQ
- a CDS encoding RNA polymerase sigma factor gives rise to the protein MKKTQNTNINDKVEFPMLLMKHSKIMMVYADKSDLEVWSSFKNGDESAFNYIYRKHAAELYNYGMQVCHQNEWVLDCLQAMFVDIRRKRLRLGNVHSIKGYLFTVFHRELFKLIRKKRKDEFVPLDEMADEFLIEASHETKLIAQELSGERKRELEEALNQLTKRERQAIVLLYREELSYREIADLMDFKEVKTARSLVYKALGRLKEVFDTRECLR
- a CDS encoding FecR family protein, encoding MKYSQYDIEDFLNDEFFIRWVKRPSDETDHFWLKWIAEHPEKTQIIQKAKEIILFVDYKENHSLSDKAYTDLYENIIAESRPKDFRSGNDFEWKGWHKVAAILFVMFSSVYCFKYYLEGDGHISNSEEVMVVKCNPAGQKSSFRLPDGTVVHLNASSKLSYPETFTGDVRRVTVEGEAYFEVKKDSVRPFVVDLGEEEVRVTGTSFNLCSYKGFLSVALIEGGVTYVSQEGDMEQLKPNEMLTKVPHGTMTKGQFDPLEICGWKDKYLIFKDAPFDKVIMKLERWYGVKISSKHSMPADWSYSGAYHDKSLEYVLEGIGIASEFAYAMEGKNITIYNPKQH
- a CDS encoding SusC/RagA family TonB-linked outer membrane protein; translated protein: MEKTILRQIIMLSRYFVGAFIFQLFFTAVLMANTGNAQFKRLDEIVVTIQVESTGLAQVIAELEEQTGFKFSYNKGKISFKDVQLDIDRKDTALADVLKEISQKTSLKFVRVDNAIHITKKKSGDISVKEAPLTAEVIEVTGKVISDTDGMPIPGVTVRIEGTTRGTVTNIDGAYTIDVNEGETLVFSFVGFIEQKVTVGSQSTIDISLEEDLQSLDEVVVVGYAEQKKETIVGAVTQTDGEVLKRTGGVSNVGQALTGNLPGVITTSSVGTPGEEMPQIVIRGQNSWNGNSPLILVDGVERPEFFANMDINSVESISVLKDASATAVFGSRGANGVIIVTTKRGREGKAEITANISTTMKSVSKLPGKLDSYDAIGVRNMAIERELSLSPNSWDEMIPQAMREKYRFPANLEEMERYPNVDWQDVVFKDQAMAYNANVGVRGGTDFVKYFTSIDYQYEGDLFRKFETGRGYQAGFNFNRINFRSNLDFQLTPSTKLGVNLGGTYGVRQAPWAYDFPEGFWNSAYKSPPDAFMPRYADGAYGRYDPSDYAVQNSLLNLAASGVNYITTTSLSTNFLLEQDLGMVLKGLNFKGTLAVDNSFQETNKGINDLYNPPFTKWIDPFTGNPKYTNILDGNTRFDFVEAITWEDQAGSVNNNASRRRLFYQLQLNYAGNIEGKHNYSLMGLLNRQEDAIGSVIPSYREDWVFRATYDYKNKYMIEYNGAYNGSEKFSPENRFAFFSSGGLGWNISEENFMKNLSFVDRLKLRASYGEVGDDNIGGRFLFMDQWVYGNNSQMGVIGVSGENSPYTWYRQATVGNPNVHWETVYKYNAGLEFGFFHGLVNGSVDWFRDNRVDILMASGRSVPGYYGATAPAANLGRVETEGYELTVGLNHTFASGIRLWGDFSMTHAIDQVIDRDDPELRPDYQKSAGYQLGQYRSHISAGYYNTWDELYASPQHNTNDMAKLPGNYYIADFNGDGVIDSFDSAPYGYSGVPQNTYSTNLGVEYKGLSLYLQFYGVNNVTRDVYLTSLAGGLNLVYDEGTYWSKENTDPDSPMPRWRSQPSSYNSGPRYLYDGSYLRLKNAEIAYNFQSDWVRNMGLSNMRVYLNGNNLLLWTDMPDDRESNFGGPSYQGAYPTVRRINLGLNVTF
- a CDS encoding response regulator transcription factor, whose protein sequence is MDKILPISIVLDDHLLFLDSFSALLERLEIFREVHSFHKEHDLIQFLIHHPQDKIYLYLDYYLNGKNSLPLFNEIKRLNRKTEVIVVSSVTTPITIGNILNYQPRAVISKSSGLDSILQCKKVIDNGEQYLCPEIKKIINNSPQKSDIPFSSRELEILQYFAKGLSIVQTAEQTHLSKHTIVSHRRKMMHKAQVNSITELLAFARSLELV